Proteins encoded together in one Psychrobacter sanguinis window:
- a CDS encoding ACP-like domain-containing protein: protein MKKLAIALFGISTVLGAPAFAETAPNQATTSTSPHQVSANYQCDQGKQVTVNYAINQSGTPTQASFEVEGNTQQLQLDPANTNETAVAFNSTQGYTLTASVPSQDTPFAQAININTPSNDSAFQNCTAVGQG, encoded by the coding sequence ATGAAAAAATTAGCAATCGCATTATTCGGTATCTCAACAGTTCTTGGCGCGCCAGCATTTGCTGAAACTGCTCCCAATCAAGCCACTACTTCTACCTCCCCTCATCAAGTCAGTGCCAATTATCAATGTGACCAAGGCAAACAAGTTACTGTTAATTACGCCATTAATCAATCTGGCACTCCTACCCAAGCTTCTTTTGAAGTAGAGGGTAATACTCAGCAATTACAACTTGATCCAGCCAATACCAATGAAACAGCCGTCGCCTTTAACTCAACACAAGGCTATACGTTAACTGCCAGTGTCCCTTCTCAAGACACGCCTTTTGCACAAGCCATAAATATTAATACGCCCTCTAATGACAGCGCCTTCCAAAACTGTACTGCTGTTGGTCAAGGTTAA
- the trhP gene encoding prephenate-dependent tRNA uridine(34) hydroxylase TrhP, whose translation MTQSNQDTQTLRTPELLCPAGTFKNMQYAFAYGADAVYAGQARYSLRVRNNDFDEDNLRRGIEYAHSLGKKFYVVVNIQAHNAKLKTFIEDIRPVIEMKPDALIMSDAGMIMMVRENFPEMEIHLSVQANAVNWATVKFWKQMGVSRVIVSRELSLKEIKQIIDEVPGMEIEVFVHGALCMAYSGRCLLSGYINKRDANQGTCTNACRWSYNTYKAEENVTGDIVPVQNEVQQFNPTNTDSKQTADSKQIETVNLNGDVVMGDDYVQAPSDEVVLLEEQNRPGELMAMYEDEHGTYIMNSKDLRAVELVPELTAMGVHSLKIEGRTKSHYYVARTAQVYRQAIDDAVAGKPFDESLIGALDGLANRGYTEGFLRRHVHSDYQNYEYGASKTDQQQFVAEVTDITDDRLTLEIKNKLEVGDTIEVMTPKGNLTYTLDQMWDKKGNPIEAALGSGWTAQIINPFKDIDREMLQFALVMKNVKQPIFS comes from the coding sequence ATGACTCAATCAAATCAAGATACCCAGACCCTTCGCACACCTGAGCTACTCTGTCCTGCTGGTACTTTTAAGAACATGCAGTATGCTTTTGCTTATGGTGCGGATGCGGTATATGCCGGTCAGGCGCGTTACAGCTTGCGCGTGCGTAACAATGATTTTGATGAAGACAACCTACGCCGCGGCATTGAATATGCACATAGCTTAGGCAAGAAGTTTTATGTCGTGGTCAATATTCAGGCCCATAATGCTAAGCTTAAGACCTTTATCGAAGATATCCGTCCCGTCATTGAAATGAAGCCTGATGCGTTAATTATGTCAGATGCTGGCATGATTATGATGGTGCGTGAAAACTTCCCAGAAATGGAAATTCATTTGTCAGTACAAGCCAACGCCGTTAACTGGGCAACGGTTAAATTTTGGAAGCAAATGGGAGTAAGCCGTGTCATCGTTTCTCGCGAATTGTCGCTAAAAGAGATTAAGCAAATCATCGATGAAGTACCCGGCATGGAGATTGAAGTATTCGTGCATGGTGCGCTATGCATGGCCTACTCTGGTCGCTGCTTATTGTCAGGCTATATTAACAAACGTGATGCCAACCAAGGCACCTGTACCAACGCTTGTCGCTGGAGTTACAACACTTATAAAGCTGAAGAGAACGTTACCGGTGATATCGTACCTGTCCAAAATGAAGTACAGCAATTCAACCCCACTAATACTGACTCAAAACAAACTGCCGACTCAAAACAAATCGAAACCGTCAATCTTAACGGTGACGTGGTGATGGGTGATGATTATGTGCAAGCACCAAGCGATGAAGTGGTGTTACTAGAAGAACAAAACCGTCCAGGTGAGCTGATGGCCATGTATGAAGATGAGCATGGCACTTATATCATGAACTCCAAAGACCTGCGCGCCGTCGAATTGGTGCCTGAGCTGACCGCCATGGGCGTACATTCCTTAAAAATTGAAGGCCGTACTAAGTCGCACTATTATGTGGCCCGTACTGCTCAAGTGTATCGCCAAGCCATTGATGATGCGGTCGCCGGCAAGCCTTTTGATGAGTCATTAATCGGAGCTTTAGATGGGCTAGCAAACCGCGGCTACACCGAAGGCTTCTTACGTCGTCATGTTCACAGCGACTATCAAAACTATGAATACGGAGCCTCAAAAACTGACCAACAGCAGTTTGTCGCGGAGGTAACTGATATCACTGATGACCGACTTACTTTAGAGATTAAAAACAAACTTGAGGTCGGCGACACTATTGAGGTAATGACCCCTAAAGGCAACCTGACCTATACGCTTGATCAAATGTGGGACAAAAAAGGCAATCCTATAGAAGCAGCATTGGGTTCGGGATGGACAGCACAAATTATTAATCCGTTTAAGGACATTGATCGTGAAATGCTACAGTTTGCCTTGGTTATGAAAAACGTAAAACAACCAATATTTAGCTAA
- a CDS encoding Spy/CpxP family protein refolding chaperone: protein MNIVKPALALVFSGLLLTACQTSPTTSHSVQKQVVEDNTLPAATLTDLIQPVEDKGLSVDADSSFPIIELMPFIMTHEKQLELTPSQVEAFAIYRKAVMKQRMALQANEKALRGQLRVALIEGADDDITTPLMRRISDTEMAHMELRRNCIKNARRILTPQQFEKLISLYKTKLNAK from the coding sequence TTGAATATTGTAAAACCTGCACTAGCCTTAGTATTCTCGGGATTATTATTAACCGCTTGTCAAACTTCTCCAACCACCAGCCACTCGGTGCAAAAGCAAGTGGTCGAAGATAATACCTTGCCAGCCGCTACCTTAACAGATCTAATCCAACCTGTTGAAGATAAAGGCCTTAGTGTAGACGCAGATAGTAGCTTTCCTATTATCGAACTTATGCCTTTTATTATGACGCACGAAAAGCAACTGGAACTTACGCCTTCGCAAGTTGAAGCTTTTGCCATTTATCGTAAAGCAGTTATGAAGCAGCGTATGGCCCTACAAGCCAATGAAAAGGCACTACGTGGACAATTGAGAGTTGCGCTCATTGAAGGGGCTGATGATGATATCACTACCCCATTAATGCGCCGAATCAGTGATACTGAAATGGCTCATATGGAACTTCGCCGAAACTGCATAAAAAATGCTCGCAGAATTCTGACACCCCAACAGTTTGAAAAGCTGATATCTTTGTACAAAACCAAGCTTAATGCTAAGTAA